The proteins below come from a single Geobacillus thermoleovorans genomic window:
- the trpB gene encoding tryptophan synthase subunit beta: MERVPNEYGRFGDFGGKFVPETLMLPLEEIEAELDKALADESFKQEYIRILQYYSGRPTPLTFAPNLTRQVGGAKIYLKREDLNHTGAHKINNAIGQALLAKRMGKKKLIAETGAGQHGVAAATVAAHFGMDCIVFMGEEDIKRQELNVFRMKLLGAEVVPVSSGNRTLKDATNEAIRYWVAHCDDHFYMIGSVVGPHPYPKMVREFQRVIGDEAKEQFLAREGKLPDVIVACVGGGSNAIGMFYPFLQDDVRLVGVEAAGKGIDTPHHAATITKGTKGVIHGAMTYLLQDEYGQILEPYSISAGLDYPGVGPEHAYLASIGRVRYESATDDEAVAAFQLLAQTEGIIPAIESAHAVAKAVELAREMPPDETVLICLSGRGDKDVQTMMRHLGAREGEDIATVR; this comes from the coding sequence ATGGAACGCGTTCCGAATGAATACGGCCGGTTTGGCGATTTCGGCGGCAAGTTTGTCCCTGAGACGCTCATGCTTCCGCTTGAGGAAATCGAAGCGGAGCTTGACAAAGCGCTTGCCGATGAATCGTTCAAACAAGAATACATCCGCATTTTGCAGTATTACTCCGGTCGCCCGACCCCGCTCACGTTCGCGCCGAATTTGACACGGCAAGTCGGCGGCGCGAAAATTTATTTAAAGCGCGAAGATTTAAACCATACGGGCGCCCATAAAATCAACAACGCGATCGGCCAGGCGCTTTTGGCAAAACGGATGGGCAAGAAAAAGCTGATCGCTGAAACCGGAGCCGGCCAGCACGGCGTCGCCGCGGCGACGGTGGCCGCCCATTTTGGCATGGATTGCATCGTTTTTATGGGCGAAGAAGACATCAAGCGGCAGGAGCTGAACGTGTTTCGCATGAAACTGTTGGGCGCCGAAGTCGTGCCGGTGTCAAGCGGCAACCGAACGTTGAAAGATGCGACGAACGAAGCGATTCGCTATTGGGTCGCCCACTGCGACGACCATTTTTACATGATCGGCTCGGTCGTCGGTCCGCATCCGTACCCGAAAATGGTGCGCGAGTTTCAGCGCGTGATTGGCGATGAAGCGAAAGAACAGTTTCTCGCCCGTGAAGGGAAGCTGCCGGATGTCATCGTTGCCTGCGTCGGCGGCGGCAGCAACGCCATCGGCATGTTTTACCCGTTTTTGCAAGATGACGTCCGCCTCGTCGGCGTCGAGGCGGCCGGCAAAGGGATCGACACTCCGCACCATGCGGCGACAATCACAAAAGGGACGAAAGGGGTCATACACGGGGCGATGACCTACCTGTTGCAAGACGAGTACGGACAAATTCTCGAACCGTATTCGATCTCAGCCGGCCTTGATTACCCCGGCGTCGGCCCGGAACATGCGTATTTGGCGAGCATTGGCCGCGTCCGCTACGAAAGCGCGACCGATGACGAGGCCGTCGCTGCGTTTCAATTGTTGGCGCAAACGGAAGGCATCATTCCGGCCATCGAGTCGGCCCATGCGGTGGCGAAAGCCGTCGAGCTCGCCCGCGAGATGCCGCCGGATGAAACGGTGCTCATTTGCCTGTCCGGCCGCGGAGATAAAGATGTGCAAACGATGATGCGCCATCTTGGTGCGAGGGAAGGTGAAGACATTGCCACTGTCCGTTAA
- a CDS encoding phosphoribosylanthranilate isomerase produces the protein MIRIKYCGNRSAEDVQAAIASEADYLGFIFAESRRNVSPSEVQQWLEPHKLGAKQLVGVFVNAPVRRIAAVAAELPLHVIQCHGRETPAELAAVKEAVPLSVWKAIHHGDGALAAMRQYAGIADGYVVDSRAAGAWGGTGVAFDWEAVPHYLEEAARQGVPCFIAGGITPDNIERLLVYRPDGIDISSGIETDGRKDPTKMKQIEEKIKNHGCR, from the coding sequence ATGATTCGAATTAAATATTGCGGCAACCGTTCGGCTGAAGACGTGCAGGCCGCTATCGCGAGCGAGGCTGATTACCTCGGCTTTATTTTCGCCGAAAGCAGGCGGAACGTCTCTCCGAGTGAAGTGCAGCAATGGCTTGAGCCCCATAAGCTTGGCGCAAAGCAGCTTGTCGGCGTCTTTGTCAACGCCCCCGTTAGGCGGATCGCCGCTGTCGCCGCCGAGCTGCCGCTTCATGTCATCCAATGCCACGGCCGTGAAACGCCGGCGGAGCTGGCGGCGGTGAAAGAGGCGGTGCCGCTTTCCGTCTGGAAGGCGATCCACCATGGCGACGGTGCGCTTGCGGCGATGAGGCAGTACGCTGGCATTGCCGATGGCTACGTCGTTGACAGCCGCGCCGCCGGCGCCTGGGGGGGGACGGGCGTCGCTTTTGATTGGGAGGCGGTGCCGCACTATTTGGAAGAGGCGGCCCGCCAAGGCGTGCCGTGCTTCATCGCCGGCGGCATCACTCCGGACAATATCGAGCGGCTGCTTGTCTACCGCCCGGATGGCATCGATATCAGCAGCGGCATTGAAACGGACGGACGCAAAGATCCAACGAAGATGAAACAAATCGAAGAAAAAATAAAGAATCACGGGTGTCGATGA
- the trpC gene encoding indole-3-glycerol phosphate synthase TrpC, whose amino-acid sequence MLEQILAAKREEVETLTLPAPLPERKRRPFAAALRRPRRMLGLIAEVKKASPSKGIIRPNFDPVAIAKAYERAGADAISVLTDERYFQGHRRYLRAVKEAVNVPVLRKDFIIDRRQVEESVRLGADAILLIGEALPPETLEELYHEAYSLGLECLVEVHAKETLERIFDRFTPEIVGINNRDLHTFVTTLEATKTLAPLIPPSCVIVSESGIGSFNDVKTVKSYGAQAMLVGESLMRQDDVERAVYRLFGEEDGDDSN is encoded by the coding sequence ATGCTTGAGCAAATTTTAGCAGCCAAACGGGAAGAAGTGGAAACGTTGACGCTGCCGGCGCCATTGCCAGAGCGAAAGCGCCGGCCATTTGCGGCGGCGCTCCGTCGGCCGCGGCGGATGCTTGGCTTGATCGCTGAGGTGAAAAAAGCGTCGCCGTCAAAAGGCATCATTCGCCCGAATTTTGACCCGGTGGCCATCGCGAAAGCATATGAGCGCGCCGGTGCCGACGCGATCAGCGTGCTGACGGATGAACGGTATTTCCAAGGGCATCGCCGCTATTTGCGAGCGGTGAAAGAAGCGGTTAACGTTCCCGTGCTGCGCAAAGATTTCATCATCGATCGGCGGCAAGTCGAGGAAAGCGTCCGACTCGGGGCGGATGCGATTTTATTGATCGGCGAGGCGCTCCCGCCGGAAACACTCGAGGAGCTCTATCATGAAGCGTACAGCTTGGGGCTCGAATGTCTGGTCGAGGTGCATGCAAAAGAGACGCTCGAGCGGATTTTCGATCGGTTTACGCCGGAGATCGTCGGCATCAACAACCGCGACTTGCATACCTTTGTGACAACACTTGAGGCGACCAAAACGCTCGCTCCGCTCATCCCGCCATCGTGCGTCATCGTCAGCGAAAGCGGGATCGGTTCCTTCAATGATGTGAAGACGGTCAAATCGTACGGAGCGCAGGCCATGCTCGTCGGCGAGTCGCTCATGCGCCAAGATGATGTGGAGCGAGCGGTCTACCGGCTGTTTGGGGAGGAAGATGGGGATGATTCGAATTAA